A window from Megalobrama amblycephala isolate DHTTF-2021 linkage group LG21, ASM1881202v1, whole genome shotgun sequence encodes these proteins:
- the LOC125256483 gene encoding GTPase IMAP family member 8-like: protein MSKHQGNKQMDLRAVLLGRHHSGKTSVINTILETSETEAKGSADNVKREGFIDGRRVSLVETPGWWKTFSLSDLSNISKQQLVRRMSLTSPGPHAVMIVIRADCTFTDTDRKFLEEYVELLGPNVWTHALVILTRGDLVKQEHIEQNIQESGSALMRLVEKCENRCHVFNNLNHHDRTQVTELLKKIEGIVGKNNVKHYDIDLEKVKEVNEEWEEILTRASSRKSRVQKQRSIVQEKAYVRRLEEIRVVLLGWILSGKSSAGNTILNTDEFDIGGRTGKAKRCFRDVEGRKMTVLDTPGWWKYFTSELNPDFIRSAILENVSECKKFPHAMLLVIPADTSFQEEQKRIVEENMSILGEDVWRHTIVLFTWGDRFKDVSIEKHIESEGDALQWLIEKCRNRYHVFDNSDKKNRAQVTELLQKIDEMVTENSLFRFKSQKNSDPEKSLQRADKHEDRMIEIKLKDVCHFLDEGFKRKAEEIREKIENVIKDIMEGSLNDSMNFLLEFQDEPLNSKKEVNIPSQQENFPEPIKSLLEREFSRWESIIIEGVQESLLDIKSSFELSQAEKLQMTKDSVEKWLQNCCHYVEHTSSRIRDLDTEDTMITR, encoded by the exons ATGTCCAAACATCAAGGAAACAAACAAATGG ACTTGAGAGCGGTGCTGCTTGGAAGGCATCATTCTGGGAAGACGTCAGTGATCAACACTATACTGGAAACCAGTGAAACAGAAGCTAAAGGATCCGCAGATAATGTGAAGAGAGAGGGATTTATTGATGGCAGGAGAGTCAGTCTGGTTGAGACTCCCGGCTGGTGGAAAACGTTCAGTCTGAGTGATTTATCAAACATCTCTAAACAGCAGTTGGTTCGCAGGATGTCCCTGACTTCACCCGGACCTCACGCTGTCATGATTGTGATTCGGGCCGATTGCACATTTACCGACACTGATAGGAAGTTTTTGGAGGAGTATGTGGAGCTGTTGGGTCCGAATGTCTGGACTCACGCCCTCGTAATCTTGACAAGAGGAGATTTAGTTAAACAAGAACACATAGAGCAGAATATTCAGGAATCTGGGTCAGCGCTCATGCGACTTGttgaaaaatgtgaaaatagatGTCacgtttttaataatttaaaccaTCATGACCGAACCCAAGTCACAGAGTTGCTCAAGAAAATCGAAGGAATTGTTGGGAAGAATAACGTCAAGCACTATGACATTGACCTGGAGAAAGTAAAGGAGGTCAATGAAGAGTGGGAGGAAATTCTGACAAGAGCAAGTTCTAGAAAATCCAGAGTACAGAAGCAACGGTCAATAGTTCAAGAAAAAG CATATGTGCGTCGTCTTGAGGAGATCAGAGTTGTTTTGCTGGGATGGATCCTTTCTGGAAAGAGCTCAGCTGGAAACACCATCTTGAACACGGATGAATTTGACATAGGAGGAAGAACTGGAAAGGCAAAGAGATGTTTCAGAGACGTAGAAGGAAGGAAGATGACTGTTTTGGACACTCCAGGCTGGTGGAAGTATTTTACATCAGAACTCAACCCAGACTTTATTAGATCTGCGATCCTAGAAAATGTTTCAGAGTGTAAGAAATTCCCTCATGCCATGCTGCTCGTGATTCCAGCAGATACATCATTTCAGGAAGAACAAAAGAGAATCGTTGAGGAAAACATGTCTATATTAGGAGAAGATGTCTGGAGACACACCATAGTTCTGTTCACATGGGGCGACAGGTTTAAAGATGTTTCAATCGAGAAGCACATTGAGAGTGAAGGTGACGCCCTCCAGTGGCTGATTGAGAAATGCAGGAACAGATATCACGTCTTTGACAACTCAGAcaagaagaacagagctcaAGTCACAGAGCTGCTCCAGAAGATCGATGAGATGGTGACAGAAAACAGTTTGTTTCGTTTCAAATCACAGAAAAACAGTGATCCAGAGAAAAGCCTTCAGAGAGCTGACAAACATGAGGATCGGATGATAGAGATCAAACTGAAGGATGTCTGCCACTTTCTGGATGAGGGCTTTAAGAGAAAAGCTGAAGAGATAAGAGAAAAGATAGAAAACGTAATCAAGGATATCATGGAAGGAAGTCTAAATGACAGCATGAATTTTCTTCTTGAAT TTCAAGATGAACCTCTTAATTCCAAAAAAGAAGTGAACATTCCATCTCAACAGGAAAATT TTCCTGAGCCGATTAAATCACTTCTGGAGAGAGAGTTCAGCAGATGGGAAAGCATAATCATAGAAGGTGTCCAGGAAAGTTTACTGGACATTAAATCATCATTTG AGCTCTCTCAGGCTGAAAAGCTTCAAATGACAAAGGATTCTGTGGAGAAATGGCTACAGAACTGCTGCCATTATGTTGAACATACAAGCTCCAGAATCAGGGATCTGGACACTGAAGATACAATGATTACTCGATga
- the LOC125256484 gene encoding atlastin-2-like isoform X1: MAEESSLKHRNHTGQNCTSSRYNEGVSGVEDVQRKMSSDDLDEEPLLDEVEAYGPIQIVIADEDNHEFSLDEEALERLLLQEHVRDLNVVVVSVAGAFRKGKSFLLDFMLRYMYNQSSDFWLGGNEEPLTGFTWRGGCERETTGIQAWSEVFVVEKPDGSKVAVLLLDTQGAFDSQSTIKDCATLFALSTMTSSVQVYNLSQNVQEDDLQHLQLFTEYGRLAMEEIYLKPFQSLMFLIRDWSYPYEHAYGLDGGNEFLEKRLQVKQNQHEELQNVRKHIHSCFSNINCFLLPHPGLKVATNPHFDGRLRDIDDEFKRELVNLVPLLLAPENLMEKEISGSKVTCRDLLQYFKAYMKIYQGEELPHPKSMLQATAEANNLAAVAGAKDTYNKSMEQVCGGDKPYIAPTDLERSHNELKLTCVRQFRAVKKMGGEEFCRRYQEQLEQELDEAYANFVKHNDGKNIFFAARTPATLFAVMFIMYVVSVVTGFVGINSVATMCNMMMGVALVSLCTWAYVKYSGEFREVGSFIDQVAETLWEQRTPRKVFSKLFEVARSKVTLGALMPTQRQRLSSNNNVKKRN, encoded by the exons ATGGCGGAGGAGAGCAGCTTAAAGCACCGGAATCACACCGGACAGAACTGCACAAGTAGCCGATATAACGAAG GTGTGTCTGGGGTGGAGGATGTCCAGCGGAAGATGAGCTCTGATGATTTGGACGAGGAACCGCTGCTGGACGAGGTGGAGGCGTACGGGCCGATCCAGATCGTAATTGCAGATGAGGATAATCATGAGTTTTCTCTGGATGAAGAGGCGCTGGAGCGACTCCTCCTGCAGGAGCATGTGCGAGATCTCAACGTGGTGGTGGTGTCCGTGGCGGGCGCCTTCCGCAAGGGCAAATCCTTCCTGCTGGACTTCATGCTCAGATACATGTACAACCAG AGCTCAGATTTCTGGCTGGGTGGGAATGAAGAGCCGCTGACGGGCTTCACCTGGCGGGGCGGCTGTGAGCGGGAGACGACGGGCATTCAGGCCTGGAGTGAGGTGTTTGTGGTGGAGAAACCGGATGGCAGCAAG GTGGCAGTGCTGCTCCTGGACACGCAGGGAGCGTTTGACAGTCAGTCCACCATCAAAGACTGCGCCACCCTGTTTGCCCTCAGCACCATGACCAGCTCCGTACAG GTCTATAATTTGTCCCAAAACGTTCAAGAAGACGATCTGCAACATCTTCAG CTCTTCACAGAGTACGGCAGACTGGCCATGGAGGAGATCTACCTGAAACCCTTCCAG TCCCTCATGTTTCTCATCCGAGACTGGAGCTACCCGTACGAACACGCTTACGGTCTGGATGGGGGAAACGAGTTTCTGGAGAAGAGACTGCAG GTGAAACAGAATCAACATGAAGAACTTCAGAACGTCAGGAAGCACATCCACTCCTGCTTCTCCAACATCAACTGCTTCCTCCTGCCGCACCCCGGACTCAAAGTGGCCACCAACCCTCACTTTGACGGACGGTTACGAG atatTGATGACGAGTTCAAGAGAGAGCTGGTGAATCTGGTGCCGCTGCTGTTGGCTCCGGAGAACCTGATGGAGAAAGAGATCAGCGGCTCCAAAGTCACGTGTCGAGATCTCCTACAGTATTTCAAA GCCTACATGAAGATCTATCAGGGCGAAGAGCTGCCGCACCCCAAGTCCATGTTACAG GCGACTGCTGAAGCCAATAACCTGGCAGCCGTAGCAGGAGCGAAAGACACGTACAACAAGAGCATGGAGCAG GTGTGTGGAGGAGACAAACCCTACATCGCGCCGACCGATCTGGAGCGCAGCCACAACGAGCTGAAGCTGACCTGCGTGCGCCAGTTCCGCGCGGTGAAGAAGATGGGCGGAGAGGAGTTCTGCCGCCGCTATCAGGAGCAGCTGGAGCAGGAGCTCGACGAGGCCTACGCAAACTTTGTCAAACACAACGACGGAAAGAACATTTTCTTCGCGGCGCGTACGCCCGCCACGCTCTTCGCCGTGATGTTCATCATGTACGTGGTGTCTGTGGTGACAGGCTTTGTGGGCATAAACTCTGTGGCGACGATGTGTAACATGATGATGGGCGTAGCGCTGGTGTCGCTGTGCACCTGGGCGTACGTCAAATACTCAGGCGAGTTCAGAGAGGTGGGCAGCTTCATCGACCAAGTGGCGGAAACCCTGTGGGAACAG AGGACGCCGAGGAAG GTCTTTTCCAAACTTTTTGAAGTTGCCAGGAGCAAAGTGACGCTGGGCGCCCTGATGCCGACACAGCGACAGAGACTGTCCTCGAACAACAACGTCAAGAAGAGGAACTAG
- the LOC125256484 gene encoding atlastin-2-like isoform X2 yields the protein MAEESSLKHRNHTGQNCTSSRYNEGVSGVEDVQRKMSSDDLDEEPLLDEVEAYGPIQIVIADEDNHEFSLDEEALERLLLQEHVRDLNVVVVSVAGAFRKGKSFLLDFMLRYMYNQSSDFWLGGNEEPLTGFTWRGGCERETTGIQAWSEVFVVEKPDGSKVAVLLLDTQGAFDSQSTIKDCATLFALSTMTSSVQVYNLSQNVQEDDLQHLQLFTEYGRLAMEEIYLKPFQSLMFLIRDWSYPYEHAYGLDGGNEFLEKRLQVKQNQHEELQNVRKHIHSCFSNINCFLLPHPGLKVATNPHFDGRLRDIDDEFKRELVNLVPLLLAPENLMEKEISGSKVTCRDLLQYFKAYMKIYQGEELPHPKSMLQATAEANNLAAVAGAKDTYNKSMEQVCGGDKPYIAPTDLERSHNELKLTCVRQFRAVKKMGGEEFCRRYQEQLEQELDEAYANFVKHNDGKNIFFAARTPATLFAVMFIMYVVSVVTGFVGINSVATMCNMMMGVALVSLCTWAYVKYSGEFREVGSFIDQVAETLWEQVFSKLFEVARSKVTLGALMPTQRQRLSSNNNVKKRN from the exons ATGGCGGAGGAGAGCAGCTTAAAGCACCGGAATCACACCGGACAGAACTGCACAAGTAGCCGATATAACGAAG GTGTGTCTGGGGTGGAGGATGTCCAGCGGAAGATGAGCTCTGATGATTTGGACGAGGAACCGCTGCTGGACGAGGTGGAGGCGTACGGGCCGATCCAGATCGTAATTGCAGATGAGGATAATCATGAGTTTTCTCTGGATGAAGAGGCGCTGGAGCGACTCCTCCTGCAGGAGCATGTGCGAGATCTCAACGTGGTGGTGGTGTCCGTGGCGGGCGCCTTCCGCAAGGGCAAATCCTTCCTGCTGGACTTCATGCTCAGATACATGTACAACCAG AGCTCAGATTTCTGGCTGGGTGGGAATGAAGAGCCGCTGACGGGCTTCACCTGGCGGGGCGGCTGTGAGCGGGAGACGACGGGCATTCAGGCCTGGAGTGAGGTGTTTGTGGTGGAGAAACCGGATGGCAGCAAG GTGGCAGTGCTGCTCCTGGACACGCAGGGAGCGTTTGACAGTCAGTCCACCATCAAAGACTGCGCCACCCTGTTTGCCCTCAGCACCATGACCAGCTCCGTACAG GTCTATAATTTGTCCCAAAACGTTCAAGAAGACGATCTGCAACATCTTCAG CTCTTCACAGAGTACGGCAGACTGGCCATGGAGGAGATCTACCTGAAACCCTTCCAG TCCCTCATGTTTCTCATCCGAGACTGGAGCTACCCGTACGAACACGCTTACGGTCTGGATGGGGGAAACGAGTTTCTGGAGAAGAGACTGCAG GTGAAACAGAATCAACATGAAGAACTTCAGAACGTCAGGAAGCACATCCACTCCTGCTTCTCCAACATCAACTGCTTCCTCCTGCCGCACCCCGGACTCAAAGTGGCCACCAACCCTCACTTTGACGGACGGTTACGAG atatTGATGACGAGTTCAAGAGAGAGCTGGTGAATCTGGTGCCGCTGCTGTTGGCTCCGGAGAACCTGATGGAGAAAGAGATCAGCGGCTCCAAAGTCACGTGTCGAGATCTCCTACAGTATTTCAAA GCCTACATGAAGATCTATCAGGGCGAAGAGCTGCCGCACCCCAAGTCCATGTTACAG GCGACTGCTGAAGCCAATAACCTGGCAGCCGTAGCAGGAGCGAAAGACACGTACAACAAGAGCATGGAGCAG GTGTGTGGAGGAGACAAACCCTACATCGCGCCGACCGATCTGGAGCGCAGCCACAACGAGCTGAAGCTGACCTGCGTGCGCCAGTTCCGCGCGGTGAAGAAGATGGGCGGAGAGGAGTTCTGCCGCCGCTATCAGGAGCAGCTGGAGCAGGAGCTCGACGAGGCCTACGCAAACTTTGTCAAACACAACGACGGAAAGAACATTTTCTTCGCGGCGCGTACGCCCGCCACGCTCTTCGCCGTGATGTTCATCATGTACGTGGTGTCTGTGGTGACAGGCTTTGTGGGCATAAACTCTGTGGCGACGATGTGTAACATGATGATGGGCGTAGCGCTGGTGTCGCTGTGCACCTGGGCGTACGTCAAATACTCAGGCGAGTTCAGAGAGGTGGGCAGCTTCATCGACCAAGTGGCGGAAACCCTGTGGGAACAG GTCTTTTCCAAACTTTTTGAAGTTGCCAGGAGCAAAGTGACGCTGGGCGCCCTGATGCCGACACAGCGACAGAGACTGTCCTCGAACAACAACGTCAAGAAGAGGAACTAG